GGCGGCGAAGATCTTGCAACTGCCCGCAAGCAGGTTTACGTCCAATCCCTCATCGGCGCATATCGCTTCCTCGGCTCGCAATGGGCCAATCTCGATCCTCTGAAGCGCCGCGAACGTCCCGCGATCCCCGAACTTGAACCCGCGTTCTACGACTTCACCGAAGCCGACATGGACCAGGAGTTCAGCGCAACGAATCTGTACTTCGGGTTCGAGCGCGCGACGCTGCGCGAGATCGTCAAAGCCCTGCGCGATACGTACTGCGGCACGATCGGCGCCGAGTACATGTACATCAGCGATCCGGAGCAGAAGCGCTGGTGGAAGGAACGCCTCGAATCGATCCGTTCGACGCCGAACTTCAGCAACGAAAAGAAGAAGCACATCCTGAACCGCCTGACGGCCGCCGAAGGCCTCGAGCGTTTCCTGCATACCAAGTACGTCGGTCAGAAGCGCTTCTCGCTCGAAGGCGGCGAGAGCTTCATCGCGGCGATGGACGAAGTCGTGCGTCACGGCGGTCTGCGCGGCGTACAGGAAATCGTCATCGCGATGGCGCACCGCGGCCGTCTGAACGTGCTGGTCAACACGCTCGGCAAGATGCCGGCTGACCTGTTCGCTGAATTCGAAGGCAAGCACGTCGACGATCTGCCGGCTGGCGACGTGAAGTACCACAAGGGCTTCTCGTCGGACGTCGCGACCGAAGGCGGCCCCGTTCATCTGTCGCTCGCGTTCAACCCGTCTCACCTCGAAATCGTCAACCCGGTGGTCGAGGGCTCGGCGAAGGCGCGGATGGACCGCCGCGGCGACGAAGACGGCCTTCAGGTGCTGCCGGTGCAGATCCACGGCGACGCGGCTTTCGCGGGCCAGGGCGTCGTGATGGAAACGCTGAACCTCGCGCAAACGCGCGGTTACGGCACGCACGGCACGCTGCACATCGTCATCAACAACCAGATCGGCTTCACGACGTCGGATCCGCGCGACTCGCGCTCCACGTTGTACTGCTCGGACGTCGTCAAGATGATCGAAGCGCCGGTGCTGCACGTGAACGGTGACGATCCGGAGGCGGTCGTGATGGCCATCCAGATGGCGATCGACTTCCGCACGCAGTTCCACAAGGACGTCGTCGTCGACATCGTCTGCTTCCGCAAGCTGGGCCATAACGAGCAGGACACCCCGGCGGTCACGCAGCCGCTGATGTACAAGACGATCTCGAAGCACCCGGGCACCCGCGCGCTGTACGCTGAAAAGCTCGTGCAACAGGGCGTCATCACGGCCGAGGAGGGCGAGGAGTTCGTCAAGGCCTATCGCAAGGCGATGGACGAAGGCCATCATACGGTCGACCCGGTGCTCTCGAACTACAAGAGCAAGTACGCGGTGGACTGGGTGCCGTTCCTGAACCGCAAGTGGACCGATGCCGCCGACACGGCCGTGCCGCTCGCGGAACTGAAGCGCTTGGCCGAGCGCATCACCACGATTCCGGAAAACTTCAAGGTTCACCCGCTCGTCGAGCGCGTGATCAACGACCGTCGCGCAATGGGCCGCGGCGAAGCGAAGCTCGACTGGGGCATGGGCGAGCACCTCGCGTTCGCATCGCTGGTCGCATCCGGTTATGCCGTGCGCCTGACCGGTCAGGATTCGGGCCGCGGCACGTTCACGCACCGTCACGCCGTGCTGCACGACCAGAACCGCGAGCGCTGGAACGACGGCACCTACGTGCCGCTGCAGAACATCGCCGAAGGTCAGGCGAAGTTCACGGTGATCGACTCGGTGCTGTCGGAAGAAGCGGTGCTCGGCTTCGAATACGGTTACTCGACCGCTGAACCGAACACGTTCGTCGCATGGGAAGCGCAGTTCGGCGACTTCGTGAACGGCGCGCAGGTCGTGATCGACCAGTTCATCTCGTCGGGCGAAGTGAAGTGGGGCCGCGTGTCGGGCCTGACCATGCTGCTGCCGCACGGCTACGAAGGCCAGGGTCCGGAGCACTCGTCGGCGCGTATCGAGCGTTTCCTGCAACTGTGCGCGGACCACAACATGCAGGTCGTTCAACCTACCACGCCGGCGCAGGTCTTCCACCTGCTGCGTCGCCAGATGATCCGCCTGTTCCGCAAGCCGCTGATCGTCGCAACGCCGAAGTCGTTGCTGCGTCACAAGGAAGCCGTGTCCGATCTGTCGGAACTCGCGAAGGGCTCGTTCCAGCCGGTCATCGGCGAAGTGGACGAAGCCATCGACGCGAAGAAGGTCAAGCGCGTGCTGGCCTGCTCGGGCCGCGTGTACTACGACCTGATCGCGCATCGCCGCGAAGCGAAGGCGAACGACGTCGCGATCATCCGTATCGAACAGCTCTATCCGTTCGCGCACAAGCAGTTCGAAGCGGAAATAAAGAAGTACGACAACGCAACGGAAGTCGTGTGGGTGCAGGACGAGCCGCAGAATCAGGGCCCGTGGTTCTACATCGAGCACCATCTGAAGGAAGGTATGAAGGAAGGGCAAAAGCTGGCGTACAGCGGCCGTCCGGCTTCGGCTTCGCCTGCGGTCGGCTACTACGCGAAGCACTATGAACAGCAGAAGGCGCTGGTTGAAGGCGCTTTCGGCCGCCTCAAGAGCGCGTCGATCGCTAAATAAAGAAACAGACGAGCCGGGAGCGCGCAGCGCGCGCTCCCGCGCCGCGCCGAACGTTTCCCATGTGGTTCAGGCGCAGCGCCCACGGTTCGCAGGCGGTCGTGAAGAAGCGCCGTCACCCGATACGTATTCAGGATACTCATAATGGCTATTGTTGAAGTCAAGGTTCCCCAGCTCTCCGAGTCGGTCTCGGAAGCGACCATGCTGCAGTGGAAGAAGAAGCCCGGCGAGGCTGTCGCTCAGGACGAAATCCTCATCGAAATCGAGACCGACAAGGTCGTGCTCGAAGTGCCGGCACCGGCTGCAGGCGTGCTGGCGCAAGTCATCTCGAACGACGGCGACACGGTCACGGCCGAGCAGGTGATCGCGAAGATCGACACCGAAGGCACCGCAAGCGCCGCCGCTGTCGAAGCGGAAGTCAAACCGGCTCCGGTCGCCGCACCGGCAGCGGCTGCGCCGGCTGCTCAGGCTGCTGCCGCAACGGGCTCGAGCACCGCTGCTTCGCCCGCTGCCGGCAAGCTGATGGCCGAGAAGGGCCTGGCTGCTGGCGACGTCGCCGGCACGGGCCGCGACGGCCGCATCACGAAGGGCGACGTGCTCGCCGCCGGCCAGGCTGCCCCGACGGCCACCAAGGCTGCACCGGCGCCGGCTGCCGCGCCGAAGGCTGCCAAGCCGGCGCTGCCCGACGTCAAGGCTCCGGCATCGGCCGACCAGTGGCTGAAAGATCGTCCGGAACAGCGCGTGCCGATGTCGCGTCTGCGCGCGCGTATCGCCGAGCGTCTGCTCGAATCGCAGCAAACCAACGCCATCCTCACGACGTTCAACGAAGTGAACATGGCGCCGGTCATGGATCTGCGCAACAAGTACAAGGACAAGTTCGAGAAGGAACATGGCGTGAAGCTCGGCTTTATGTCGTTCTTCGTGAAAGCGGCTGTTCACGCGCTGAAGAAGTTCCCGCTCGTGAACGCGTCGATCGACGGTAACGACATCGTCTATCACGGCTACTTCGACATCGGTATCGCTGTCGGCTCGCCGCGCGGTCTGGTGGTGCCGATCCTGCGCAATGCAGATCAGCTGAGCCTCGCCGACATCGAGAAGAAGATCGCCGAATTCGGTCAGAAGGCGAAGGACGGCAAGCTGTCCATCGAAGAAATGACCGGTGGTACGTTCTCGATCTCGAACGGCGGCGTGTTCGGCTCGATGCTGTCCACCCCGATCATCAACCCGCCGCAGTCCGCGATTCTCGGCGTGCACGCCACCAAGGAGCGCGCCGTGGTCGAAAACGGCCAGATCGTGATCCGCCCGATGAACTACCTCGCGCTGTCGTACGACCACCGCATCATCGACGGCCGCGAAGCAGTGCTGTCGCTGGTCGCAATGAAGGACGCGCTGGAAGATCCGGCTCGCCTGCTGCTCGACCTGTAAGCGCACGTTCCACTGGCGCCGGCCTGCCGTTTGCGCGGGCCGGCGTCATCGGTAGCACGTCTTTAGCATTCCGCAGTACAGGAACGGCGCGCGCCACGTCGAGTGGCCCGGCGCCGTTCCGCCATCAAAGGGATTGTCATGTCCAAAGAATTTGACGTCGTCGTGATCGGCGCAGGCCCGGGCGGTTATATCGCCGCCATCCGCGCAGCGCAACTCGGCAAGACCGTCGCATGTATCGAAAAGTGGAAGAACCCGGCCGGTACGCTGAAGCTCGGCGGCACCTGCCTGAACGTCGGGTGCATTCCGTCGAAGGCGCTGCTAGCGTCGTCGGAAGAGTTTGAAAACGCATCGCATCACCTCGCCGACCACGGCATCTCGGTGGAGAACGTCTCGGTCGATATCTCGAAGATGATGGGCCGCAAGGACGGCATCGTCGAGAAGATGACCAAGGGCATCGAATTCCTGTTCCGCAAGAACAAGATCACGTGGCTCAAGGGCCATGGCAAGTTCACCGGCAAGACGGACGCCGGCGTGCAGATCGAAGTGAGCGGCGAAGGCGAGGGCGGTGCAAGCAGCGAAGTCGTCACGGCGAAGAACGTGATCATCGCAACGGGTTCGAAGGCGCGTCATCTGCCGGGCATTCCGGTCGACAATAAGCTGATCGCCGACAACGAAGGCGCACTGTCGTTCGACACGGCGCCGAAGAAGCTCGCCGTGATCGGCGCAGGTGTGATCGGTCTGGAACTCGGCTCGGTTTGGCGCCGCCTCGGCGCGGACGTGACCGTGCTCGAAGCGCTGCCGGAATTCCTCGGCGCGGCTGATCAGGCGCTGGCGAAGGAAGCGGCCAAGCAGTTCAAGAAGCAAGGTCTCGACATCCACGTCGGCGTGAAGGTCGGCGAAGTGAAGACGAGCGAGAACGGCGTGACGATCGCCTACACGGACAAGGACGGCAACGCGCAGACGCTCGAAGCCGACCGCCTGATCGTGTCGGTCGGCCGCGTGCCGAACACCGACAACCTCGGCCTCGAAGCGATCGGCCTGAAGGCCAACGAGCGCGGCTTCATCGACGTGGACGATCACTGCGCGACGGCTGTGCCGAACGTGTATGCGATCGGCGACGTGGTGCGCGGCCCGATGCTCGCGCACAAGGCTGAAGACGAAGGCGTGCTGGTCGCGGAAGTGATCGACGGCCAGAAGCCGCACATCGACTACAACTGCATTCCGTGGGTGATCTACACCGAGCCGGAAATCGCCTGGGTCGGCAAGACCGAACAGCAGCTGAAGGCCGAAGGCCGCGAGATCAAGACCGGCCAGTTCCCGTTCATGGCGAACGGCCGCGCGCTCGGCATCAATAAGGCGGACGGTTTCGTCAAGATGATCGCCGACGCGAAGACCGACGAACTGCTCGGCGTGCACATCATCTCGGCGAACGCATCGGACCTGATCGCGGAAGCCGTCGTGGCGATGGAGTTCAAGGCGGCGTCGGAAGACATCGGCCGTATTTGCCATCCGCACCCGTCGCTGTCGGAAGTCATGCGCGAGGCGGCACTCGCCGTCGACAAGCGCGCGTTGAACATGTAAGCGCGCACGCCTGACCGAAACGCAATCTTGGCATCACCAAAGGCGGGCGGGGTTCACTCCCTCCCGCCTTTCTTTTTGCAGCAACACGATGAACGTCACCGAATACTACGAAAAAGAACTGCAGACGCGCGGTTATCAATCCGATCCGGCGCAGCGCGCGGCGGTCGACCGCCTGCAGCGGTGCTATGAAGAGTGGGTCGAATACAAGTCGCGCCGCTCGAACGCGTTCAAGAAGCTGATCATTCGCCCGGATCTGCCGCGCGGCGTATACATGTGGGGCGGCGTGGGCCGCGGCAAGAGCTTCCTGATGGACAGCTTCTACATGATCGTGCCGTTGCATCGCAAAACGCGTCTGCATTTCCACGAGTTCATGCGCGAAGTGCATCGCGAGCTCGAAGAACTCAAAGGCCGGGCCGATCCGCTCGACGAACTCGCGCGCCGCATCGCGAAGCGCTATCGGCTGATCTGTTTCGACGAATTCCACGTGTCGGATATCGCCGACGCGATGATCCTGTATCGACTGCTCGACAAGCTGTTCGAGAACGGCGTGCAGTTC
Above is a window of Paraburkholderia sprentiae WSM5005 DNA encoding:
- a CDS encoding 2-oxoglutarate dehydrogenase E1 component; translated protein: MMKQFQSNSYLFGGNAPYVEEMYEAYLDNPASVPETWRSYFDALQNVPASDGSNANDVAHGPIVESFAQRAKANAFLPRATAGGEDLATARKQVYVQSLIGAYRFLGSQWANLDPLKRRERPAIPELEPAFYDFTEADMDQEFSATNLYFGFERATLREIVKALRDTYCGTIGAEYMYISDPEQKRWWKERLESIRSTPNFSNEKKKHILNRLTAAEGLERFLHTKYVGQKRFSLEGGESFIAAMDEVVRHGGLRGVQEIVIAMAHRGRLNVLVNTLGKMPADLFAEFEGKHVDDLPAGDVKYHKGFSSDVATEGGPVHLSLAFNPSHLEIVNPVVEGSAKARMDRRGDEDGLQVLPVQIHGDAAFAGQGVVMETLNLAQTRGYGTHGTLHIVINNQIGFTTSDPRDSRSTLYCSDVVKMIEAPVLHVNGDDPEAVVMAIQMAIDFRTQFHKDVVVDIVCFRKLGHNEQDTPAVTQPLMYKTISKHPGTRALYAEKLVQQGVITAEEGEEFVKAYRKAMDEGHHTVDPVLSNYKSKYAVDWVPFLNRKWTDAADTAVPLAELKRLAERITTIPENFKVHPLVERVINDRRAMGRGEAKLDWGMGEHLAFASLVASGYAVRLTGQDSGRGTFTHRHAVLHDQNRERWNDGTYVPLQNIAEGQAKFTVIDSVLSEEAVLGFEYGYSTAEPNTFVAWEAQFGDFVNGAQVVIDQFISSGEVKWGRVSGLTMLLPHGYEGQGPEHSSARIERFLQLCADHNMQVVQPTTPAQVFHLLRRQMIRLFRKPLIVATPKSLLRHKEAVSDLSELAKGSFQPVIGEVDEAIDAKKVKRVLACSGRVYYDLIAHRREAKANDVAIIRIEQLYPFAHKQFEAEIKKYDNATEVVWVQDEPQNQGPWFYIEHHLKEGMKEGQKLAYSGRPASASPAVGYYAKHYEQQKALVEGAFGRLKSASIAK
- the odhB gene encoding 2-oxoglutarate dehydrogenase complex dihydrolipoyllysine-residue succinyltransferase, with amino-acid sequence MAIVEVKVPQLSESVSEATMLQWKKKPGEAVAQDEILIEIETDKVVLEVPAPAAGVLAQVISNDGDTVTAEQVIAKIDTEGTASAAAVEAEVKPAPVAAPAAAAPAAQAAAATGSSTAASPAAGKLMAEKGLAAGDVAGTGRDGRITKGDVLAAGQAAPTATKAAPAPAAAPKAAKPALPDVKAPASADQWLKDRPEQRVPMSRLRARIAERLLESQQTNAILTTFNEVNMAPVMDLRNKYKDKFEKEHGVKLGFMSFFVKAAVHALKKFPLVNASIDGNDIVYHGYFDIGIAVGSPRGLVVPILRNADQLSLADIEKKIAEFGQKAKDGKLSIEEMTGGTFSISNGGVFGSMLSTPIINPPQSAILGVHATKERAVVENGQIVIRPMNYLALSYDHRIIDGREAVLSLVAMKDALEDPARLLLDL
- the lpdA gene encoding dihydrolipoyl dehydrogenase produces the protein MSKEFDVVVIGAGPGGYIAAIRAAQLGKTVACIEKWKNPAGTLKLGGTCLNVGCIPSKALLASSEEFENASHHLADHGISVENVSVDISKMMGRKDGIVEKMTKGIEFLFRKNKITWLKGHGKFTGKTDAGVQIEVSGEGEGGASSEVVTAKNVIIATGSKARHLPGIPVDNKLIADNEGALSFDTAPKKLAVIGAGVIGLELGSVWRRLGADVTVLEALPEFLGAADQALAKEAAKQFKKQGLDIHVGVKVGEVKTSENGVTIAYTDKDGNAQTLEADRLIVSVGRVPNTDNLGLEAIGLKANERGFIDVDDHCATAVPNVYAIGDVVRGPMLAHKAEDEGVLVAEVIDGQKPHIDYNCIPWVIYTEPEIAWVGKTEQQLKAEGREIKTGQFPFMANGRALGINKADGFVKMIADAKTDELLGVHIISANASDLIAEAVVAMEFKAASEDIGRICHPHPSLSEVMREAALAVDKRALNM